A single Filimonas effusa DNA region contains:
- a CDS encoding RagB/SusD family nutrient uptake outer membrane protein codes for MNLSKIAISLALAVVIAGCTKLDLQPLSKASTETWFQNAEQVEMSLNTLYLHQFWPMFKTDWGSTAIMALDEASDDWMNRTTLTVFTNGTLSSSNSTFVQSTWEYTYKAISRSNTIIENMGRSKGNLTEEMYNRYLADARFVRACMYSRLISRFGDVIYYEHEPTLEASYKMQRTDKMEVLKHVYEDFDFAIEHLPLSYSGGQVQRATKGAALGMKARVALFFGQYEVAEAAAKGCMDLGAYTLHADFGDLFLSTTKNAAEVVFGIPRAIENNSAIHPNGVKPYLSRNVAAPSTTAQPSWDLFLAFLCKDGKTIDVSPLYNPREPFKNRDPRLSYTIVEFNTNYFGFNYTPHPDSAMCWNYTKNQLVANSDSKAGDQYASYNGLMLRKGIDNDWIDDYYANNDKIILRFADVLLMYAEAKIEQNETDQSVLDAINKVRARAYKVDYRSAGYPAVTETAQAALRKILRIERRMEFAFEGMRYDDIIRWKIAEVVMNRPNYGLPTSVANCKKLVTDKLWFFGGTPAIDENGCPDLSKMANISRYRVLSQRVFDASKNYLWPIPATELNINTNLKNNPNY; via the coding sequence ATGAATCTTAGTAAAATCGCTATATCGCTGGCGTTAGCAGTAGTTATTGCCGGCTGTACGAAGTTAGATCTTCAGCCGCTTTCGAAGGCTTCGACCGAGACCTGGTTTCAGAATGCGGAGCAGGTTGAGATGAGTTTGAATACCCTTTACCTGCACCAGTTCTGGCCTATGTTTAAAACAGACTGGGGCTCTACGGCCATCATGGCGCTGGATGAAGCCAGTGATGACTGGATGAACCGTACTACACTTACGGTATTTACCAACGGGACATTGAGCAGCAGTAATTCTACTTTTGTGCAAAGCACCTGGGAGTATACTTATAAGGCTATCAGCCGTTCCAATACCATTATCGAGAATATGGGCCGATCGAAGGGCAACCTTACTGAAGAGATGTATAACAGGTATCTTGCCGATGCACGTTTTGTGAGGGCCTGTATGTATTCGAGGCTGATCAGCCGGTTTGGAGATGTCATCTATTATGAACATGAGCCAACCCTTGAAGCATCGTACAAGATGCAAAGGACGGATAAGATGGAAGTGCTGAAGCATGTTTATGAAGATTTTGATTTTGCCATTGAACATCTGCCGTTATCGTATAGCGGCGGGCAGGTGCAGCGTGCCACAAAAGGCGCTGCATTGGGAATGAAGGCGCGGGTGGCTTTGTTCTTTGGGCAGTATGAAGTTGCGGAAGCAGCGGCCAAGGGCTGTATGGATCTTGGGGCTTATACCTTACATGCTGATTTCGGAGATCTTTTCCTAAGTACTACCAAGAATGCGGCGGAGGTGGTGTTTGGCATTCCAAGGGCTATAGAAAATAACTCTGCAATTCATCCCAATGGCGTGAAACCTTACCTGAGCCGTAATGTAGCGGCTCCATCCACTACCGCCCAACCATCGTGGGACCTGTTCCTTGCATTTCTTTGCAAGGATGGGAAGACGATAGATGTCTCTCCTTTATATAACCCACGGGAACCTTTTAAGAACCGAGATCCCAGGCTTAGCTATACGATCGTTGAGTTTAACACCAATTATTTTGGTTTTAACTATACGCCGCACCCTGATTCGGCGATGTGCTGGAATTATACCAAGAACCAGCTGGTTGCCAATAGCGACTCGAAAGCGGGTGATCAGTATGCTTCTTACAATGGCCTGATGCTGCGGAAAGGGATCGATAATGATTGGATTGATGATTACTATGCGAATAACGACAAGATCATCTTACGTTTTGCCGATGTACTGCTGATGTATGCTGAAGCCAAGATCGAGCAGAATGAAACAGACCAATCGGTATTGGATGCTATTAACAAAGTGCGTGCGAGGGCTTATAAGGTTGATTACCGTTCTGCGGGATATCCTGCCGTGACGGAAACTGCGCAGGCTGCTTTACGCAAAATACTCCGGATCGAGCGCAGGATGGAATTTGCTTTTGAGGGGATGCGTTATGATGATATTATTCGCTGGAAGATAGCGGAGGTAGTGATGAACAGGCCTAACTACGGGTTGCCGACTTCTGTAGCCAACTGTAAAAAGCTTGTAACGGATAAGCTATGGTTCTTTGGCGGCACACCTGCCATAGATGAGAACGGGTGTCCTGATCTTTCGAAGATGGCCAATATATCGCGCTACCGTGTACTGAGCCAGCGTGTGTTTGACGCCAGTAAGAACTACCTGTGGCCTATACCCGCTACTGAGCTGAATATTAATACCAATCTGAAGAATAATCCTAATTATTAA
- a CDS encoding calcineurin-like phosphoesterase C-terminal domain-containing protein: MLKVLAALLCSVSILVSSASCSKSIKSASGSGEDTTTVLTFAGKITDGAKGVPGVVVTDGKNFAQTGSDGSYSLPYRQAATHIYISSPAGYEVPVSNSVPLYWKAIKAVADRRQVDFLLQKMAASDSKHYMIAVGDPQVRNNAELAKLKPILAEMKNTIKARNMSPVHIMVAGDVVFDTYNMHDGSKKEFSVLELPVYYAIGNHDHMKTTVESVANDQTSDSNYIRHYGPTYYSFNRGSVHYIVLDNIRYEGGPDTKYDVYFSQEQLDWVKKDLSYVPKTKALVVMFHAPSMTRFSATYGNSADLHKLLSGYAAVQLISGHTHYNSVYATSAGMIEHNVGAVCGGFWEGPVCLDGTNLGYKIFEIDGAHFKWEYHDYLDATAQFSVFRPVSFRAPLLPSAQELLVNVWDWEPAWQVLYSEDNGVTFKSMSRYDEQNRVYDVTAYEYFGAKGENKIPGRSWIGANTTDHVFTVMPAVGTQKVIIKVVSRFKTYTKEVSL; the protein is encoded by the coding sequence ATGTTAAAAGTATTAGCAGCATTATTATGTTCTGTTTCTATACTGGTGTCTTCGGCATCGTGCAGTAAATCTATCAAGTCTGCATCCGGTAGCGGAGAAGACACCACGACTGTGCTAACATTTGCCGGTAAGATAACTGATGGAGCTAAAGGCGTTCCGGGTGTTGTAGTTACTGATGGCAAGAACTTTGCGCAAACCGGCAGTGACGGCAGTTATAGTTTACCTTACCGGCAGGCTGCCACGCATATTTATATTTCTTCGCCTGCCGGATACGAGGTGCCGGTAAGTAATAGCGTTCCGCTTTACTGGAAAGCTATTAAAGCTGTTGCAGACCGCAGGCAGGTAGATTTTTTGCTTCAGAAAATGGCAGCATCCGATAGTAAACATTATATGATTGCAGTAGGTGATCCGCAGGTGCGTAATAATGCGGAGCTGGCCAAGCTGAAGCCTATACTTGCCGAGATGAAGAATACTATCAAGGCCAGGAATATGAGTCCTGTGCATATTATGGTAGCGGGTGATGTTGTTTTCGATACTTACAACATGCATGACGGCAGCAAGAAGGAGTTCAGTGTGCTGGAGCTGCCTGTGTATTATGCGATAGGCAATCATGATCATATGAAAACCACTGTGGAGTCTGTGGCTAATGACCAGACTTCCGATTCCAATTATATCCGTCATTATGGTCCTACCTATTATTCTTTCAACCGTGGCAGTGTGCATTATATTGTGCTGGATAATATCCGCTATGAAGGCGGACCTGATACGAAGTATGATGTTTATTTTTCGCAGGAGCAGCTGGATTGGGTAAAGAAAGATCTTAGTTATGTGCCCAAGACCAAGGCGCTGGTGGTGATGTTTCATGCGCCTTCGATGACGCGTTTCAGCGCCACTTATGGCAATAGCGCTGATTTGCATAAGCTGTTATCGGGCTATGCTGCCGTGCAGCTGATAAGTGGCCACACGCATTACAATTCGGTGTATGCTACCAGTGCGGGGATGATAGAACACAATGTGGGTGCGGTGTGCGGGGGCTTCTGGGAGGGCCCTGTATGTTTGGATGGCACAAACCTGGGATATAAAATATTCGAGATCGATGGCGCTCATTTCAAATGGGAATATCATGATTACCTGGATGCTACGGCGCAATTCTCTGTTTTCAGGCCTGTTTCCTTCCGGGCGCCATTACTGCCATCGGCGCAGGAGCTGCTGGTGAATGTATGGGACTGGGAGCCTGCCTGGCAGGTGTTGTATTCTGAGGATAATGGTGTGACCTTTAAGAGTATGAGCCGTTATGACGAGCAGAACCGTGTATATGATGTAACTGCGTATGAATATTTTGGTGCGAAGGGGGAGAACAAGATACCGGGCCGCAGCTGGATAGGCGCCAATACTACGGATCATGTTTTTACTGTGATGCCTGCTGTGGGTACGCAGAAAGTGATCATTAAGGTTGTAAGCAGGTTTAAGACCTATACAAAAGAGGTGAGCCTTTAG
- a CDS encoding PfkB family carbohydrate kinase gives MYEICCIGHITLDKVVTPKHEAHMAGGTAFYFSHAIAGMPTSYMLVTALAESEMAAVEALRAKGIAVMALPSKYSVYFENIYPEHHDHRIQRVLQLADPFLPEQLAGIAAAMYHLGPLTAHDMSIDLIRFLAGKGKVSLDVQGYLREVREQKVFAVDWKEKREALPYIGILKANESEAEVLTGHKDVAEAARVLNSWGVEEVVITLGSMGSVIYRDGLFTEIPAFLFTDEIDATGCGDTYMAGYLLQRAKGMPVEKAGLFAAAMAGMKIGVMGPFAGSEDDVWRSLNEKGI, from the coding sequence ATGTACGAGATCTGTTGTATTGGTCATATTACACTTGATAAGGTAGTAACGCCTAAGCACGAGGCGCATATGGCGGGAGGGACGGCTTTTTATTTTTCTCATGCCATTGCGGGCATGCCAACTTCTTATATGCTGGTGACGGCGCTGGCGGAATCTGAAATGGCTGCTGTTGAAGCGCTGCGGGCCAAGGGAATAGCTGTGATGGCGTTACCCAGTAAGTATTCGGTATATTTTGAGAATATTTATCCTGAGCATCATGATCATCGTATACAGCGTGTGTTACAGCTTGCTGATCCTTTTTTGCCGGAGCAGCTGGCGGGTATAGCGGCAGCCATGTATCACCTGGGGCCTTTAACGGCGCATGATATGTCGATTGATCTTATTCGTTTCCTGGCTGGAAAAGGTAAGGTGTCGCTGGATGTTCAGGGTTATTTACGAGAGGTGAGGGAGCAGAAGGTGTTTGCGGTGGATTGGAAGGAGAAGCGGGAGGCATTACCTTATATTGGCATACTTAAGGCCAATGAGTCGGAAGCGGAGGTGCTTACGGGGCATAAAGATGTTGCTGAAGCGGCCCGGGTTTTAAACAGCTGGGGCGTTGAAGAGGTGGTGATCACCCTGGGGAGCATGGGCTCTGTTATTTACAGGGATGGCTTGTTTACAGAAATTCCTGCTTTTCTTTTTACGGATGAGATAGATGCTACGGGTTGTGGCGATACTTATATGGCGGGTTACCTGCTTCAGCGGGCTAAGGGAATGCCTGTAGAGAAGGCTGGCTTGTTTGCTGCTGCTATGGCTGGGATGAAGATTGGGGTGATGGGGCCGTTTGCGGGGAGTGAGGACGATGTTTGGCGCAGTTTGAATGAGAAAGGGATATAG
- a CDS encoding cytochrome d ubiquinol oxidase subunit II, producing the protein MLYVVNIYLWASILLYLLLGGADFGAGILELFTTEANRSRTRKTMYKAIGPIWEANHMWLIIAIVILFVGYPAIYSTMSVHLHIPLTVMLMGIIARGTAFTFRHYDAVVDDMQTIYNRIFTWSSLITPLFLGIIAGSAVASTIDTNAKGFLNAYIFSWLHWFSIATGCFTAAICAFLAAIYLIGETDNDTDKKRFIAKARSANIAAVISGALVFAAAHIQNIPLADWIFGNPVGIAAITAATISLVSLWYWLSKGKTRVLRVLAGFQVSMILLTTTYTLYPRIVLLKGGTYLSLTEHAGHMKTIETLAWALLLGSILILPALFYLIYSFQKKTEKSL; encoded by the coding sequence ATGTTATACGTCGTAAATATTTACCTCTGGGCTTCTATCCTCCTATACCTCTTGCTGGGCGGCGCCGATTTTGGCGCAGGCATCCTGGAACTTTTTACCACAGAAGCCAACCGCAGCCGCACCAGGAAAACGATGTACAAGGCAATAGGACCTATCTGGGAAGCCAATCACATGTGGCTCATCATCGCCATCGTGATCCTCTTTGTAGGATATCCCGCCATCTATTCAACGATGTCGGTACACCTGCACATCCCGCTTACAGTAATGCTGATGGGCATCATAGCACGGGGCACCGCCTTCACCTTCCGTCATTACGACGCCGTTGTCGATGATATGCAAACCATCTATAACCGCATCTTTACCTGGTCAAGCCTCATCACGCCGCTCTTCCTTGGCATCATCGCCGGCAGCGCTGTTGCCAGCACCATCGACACCAATGCAAAAGGGTTCCTCAACGCCTACATCTTTAGCTGGCTGCACTGGTTCTCTATAGCTACCGGCTGCTTCACCGCAGCTATCTGCGCCTTCCTGGCAGCTATCTATCTGATAGGCGAAACGGATAACGATACCGATAAAAAAAGATTTATCGCCAAAGCACGCTCCGCAAATATCGCCGCCGTTATCAGCGGCGCCCTGGTATTTGCAGCCGCTCATATACAGAACATTCCACTCGCAGATTGGATCTTCGGTAACCCTGTTGGCATCGCCGCTATTACTGCCGCCACCATCTCACTGGTATCGCTCTGGTACTGGCTGTCAAAAGGCAAAACCCGCGTGCTCCGCGTCCTCGCAGGCTTCCAGGTATCCATGATCCTGCTTACAACTACATACACACTTTATCCCAGGATCGTATTGCTCAAAGGCGGCACTTACCTTTCCCTTACCGAACACGCCGGCCACATGAAAACAATAGAAACCCTGGCCTGGGCACTGCTCCTCGGCAGTATATTGATACTGCCTGCATTGTTCTATCTCATTTATAGCTTTCAGAAAAAAACAGAAAAAAGCCTGTAG
- a CDS encoding cytochrome ubiquinol oxidase subunit I: MDDFLAARSQMALSLGFHIIFSCIGMVMPFFMAVAHYYWLKTNKDVYRNITKAWSKGVAIFFATGAVSGTVLSFELGLLWPGFMKHAGPIFGMPFSLEGTAFFIEAIALGFFLYGWNRFNKWFHWVTGVIVGISGLASGILVVSANAWMNSPAGFNFINGQYLNIDPIRAMFNKAWFSQALHMCVAAFAATGFAVAGIHALMIIRGKNILFHSKAFTIAAVFGALAAIAQPLSGDISAKDVAKRQPAKLAAMEAHFHTEKKAPLVIGGIPDEKEQTVKYAVKIPGLLSFMAHGNFNAEVKGLDSIPPENHPPVAVTHYAFQVMVGLGMIMLCIAVIYFIAFWKKKQWLQSKWLLRLFVFATPLGFIAVEAGWTVTEVGRQPWIIHGIMRTSEAVTPMPGIVYSFYIFTAVYFSLACIVTFMLYRQIKMVGKLYDLPANTSPLTDH, from the coding sequence ATGGACGATTTCTTAGCAGCTCGGTCACAGATGGCGCTTTCGCTCGGCTTTCATATTATTTTCTCTTGTATAGGCATGGTGATGCCTTTTTTTATGGCCGTAGCTCACTACTACTGGCTAAAAACCAACAAAGATGTTTACCGCAATATCACGAAAGCATGGAGCAAAGGCGTAGCCATCTTTTTTGCAACAGGCGCAGTTTCAGGTACTGTATTATCTTTCGAACTGGGATTGCTTTGGCCCGGATTCATGAAACACGCAGGCCCCATCTTCGGCATGCCCTTCTCTCTCGAAGGCACAGCATTCTTTATCGAAGCCATCGCACTCGGCTTCTTCCTCTACGGATGGAACAGATTCAACAAATGGTTTCACTGGGTCACCGGTGTAATAGTAGGTATCAGCGGCCTCGCCTCCGGCATCCTGGTTGTCTCCGCAAACGCCTGGATGAATAGCCCCGCCGGATTCAACTTTATCAATGGCCAATACCTGAACATAGATCCCATCAGGGCCATGTTCAATAAAGCATGGTTCTCACAGGCTTTACACATGTGCGTCGCCGCCTTCGCCGCCACAGGTTTTGCTGTGGCAGGTATCCACGCGCTCATGATCATCCGCGGCAAAAATATCTTGTTCCACAGCAAGGCTTTCACCATCGCCGCAGTCTTCGGCGCACTGGCAGCCATAGCACAGCCGCTTAGCGGCGATATCTCAGCCAAAGATGTAGCCAAACGCCAGCCCGCTAAACTGGCAGCCATGGAAGCCCACTTCCATACCGAAAAAAAAGCGCCGCTGGTTATTGGTGGCATCCCCGATGAAAAAGAACAGACCGTTAAATACGCCGTCAAAATACCAGGCCTCCTGAGCTTTATGGCGCATGGCAATTTTAACGCCGAAGTAAAAGGCCTCGATAGTATTCCACCCGAAAACCACCCGCCCGTAGCAGTCACCCACTATGCTTTCCAGGTGATGGTAGGCCTCGGTATGATCATGTTGTGCATCGCAGTAATATATTTCATAGCCTTCTGGAAAAAGAAACAATGGCTGCAAAGCAAATGGCTCCTGCGCCTGTTCGTTTTCGCCACCCCGCTGGGCTTTATCGCAGTAGAAGCCGGATGGACAGTCACCGAAGTAGGTCGCCAGCCCTGGATTATCCACGGCATCATGCGCACCTCCGAAGCCGTTACACCCATGCCAGGCATTGTCTACTCCTTCTACATCTTTACAGCCGTGTATTTTTCTCTCGCATGTATAGTAACATTCATGCTGTATCGCCAGATAAAAATGGTAGGCAAACTCTACGACCTTCCGGCAAATACCTCACCTCTAACCGATCACTGA
- a CDS encoding aminotransferase-like domain-containing protein produces the protein MNEFLYLQIAEKLQQQIEKQVLKTGDKLPSVRALSKEQGISLTTAYQAYGELETKGLIEARPKSGYYVRFSPSQYPRTVSRQKTTKPQQVSVASVATLVYQKMRQEGVTRLSLATPSVDLLPEAKLNKSMMEAIRRSASSCLEYEDLQGHLQLREHIAKNAFSWGGILTAEEIVTTQGCMEALVYCLKAVTEHGDSVAIESPVYFGISNVLHSLGLKAVEIPVDPETGVDITYLEKAMKTVAIKACLFVTNFSNPSGANMPAERKKQLVELLHKKKIPLIEDDIYGEMYFGKTRPVTCKSFDTGGWVLLCSSISKALAPGYRVGWCLPGRYLDKVLHLKLMSSVSSATPTQAAIAHFFETGRYDLHMRNLRKTLHTQCLRYTQAIASFFPSDTKISRPAGGFVLWVELNPAVDALELFHEALTYGISIAPGQLFSAHGKFRHHIRVSFGAPYTPLIEKSLKTLARLITQKINKSQSR, from the coding sequence ATGAACGAATTCCTTTACTTACAAATAGCAGAAAAGCTGCAGCAGCAGATCGAAAAGCAGGTGCTTAAAACCGGCGACAAACTCCCCTCTGTTCGCGCTTTAAGTAAGGAACAGGGCATTAGCCTTACAACAGCTTACCAGGCCTATGGCGAGCTGGAAACAAAAGGATTGATCGAAGCGCGCCCGAAATCAGGCTACTATGTCAGGTTCAGTCCCTCGCAATATCCCAGAACAGTAAGCAGGCAAAAAACAACCAAACCACAACAGGTAAGCGTAGCATCTGTAGCAACATTGGTGTATCAGAAAATGCGGCAGGAGGGAGTTACGCGTTTATCACTGGCAACACCTTCTGTTGATCTCCTCCCGGAAGCTAAATTGAATAAGTCCATGATGGAAGCCATCCGGCGCAGCGCTTCCAGTTGTCTTGAATACGAAGACCTGCAAGGTCACCTGCAACTGAGGGAACATATCGCAAAAAACGCATTCAGCTGGGGCGGCATCTTAACAGCTGAAGAAATAGTTACTACGCAGGGCTGCATGGAAGCCCTCGTTTATTGCCTGAAAGCGGTAACGGAACATGGCGATAGCGTTGCCATCGAAAGCCCCGTTTATTTCGGCATATCCAACGTATTACACAGCCTCGGACTTAAAGCCGTTGAAATACCCGTAGATCCCGAAACAGGTGTCGACATCACCTACCTCGAAAAAGCCATGAAAACGGTAGCCATAAAGGCCTGCCTGTTTGTAACAAATTTCAGCAACCCCAGCGGCGCCAACATGCCCGCCGAACGCAAAAAACAACTGGTAGAACTGTTACACAAAAAAAAGATCCCGCTGATAGAAGATGACATCTATGGCGAAATGTACTTCGGCAAAACAAGACCCGTAACATGTAAAAGCTTCGACACCGGTGGATGGGTATTACTCTGCTCTTCTATCTCCAAAGCCCTGGCCCCGGGTTACCGTGTAGGCTGGTGCCTGCCCGGCCGCTATCTCGACAAAGTGTTACACCTGAAACTAATGAGCTCCGTATCATCAGCAACACCAACACAGGCTGCCATTGCACACTTTTTTGAAACCGGCCGCTACGACCTGCACATGCGTAACCTCCGCAAAACATTACACACGCAATGTCTGCGTTACACGCAGGCTATAGCGAGCTTCTTTCCTTCCGACACCAAAATATCACGCCCCGCAGGCGGTTTTGTTTTATGGGTAGAATTAAATCCTGCAGTCGACGCCCTCGAACTCTTCCACGAAGCCCTCACCTACGGCATCAGCATCGCACCCGGCCAACTCTTCAGCGCCCATGGTAAATTCCGTCACCACATCCGCGTCAGCTTCGGAGCGCCTTATACCCCACTTATAGAAAAAAGCCTGAAAACCCTCGCCAGGCTCATCACTCAAAAAATAAACAAAAGCCAGTCACGATAA
- a CDS encoding EamA family transporter gives MNQGNKTAWLALLALCIIWGTTFLAARVGVKAFPPLLFMGTRHMTAGLLLLIWGSIRRRGAPTGIEFKQQLLPAIMLVALGNGIVAMAVKHIPSGLAALLCAMMPVYVTVISLFKKNREPLNAKIVMGLLLGMGGLMVIFKDNLAAIANPQYLGGIAICLVSCLFFAMGSVYTKGRVTTTDVFIKVGLQLFMGGIVLLLGSAVVEKWSDVHRVPAATVCAILYLIFFGSILAFLCFDHVLSHLPVGLATIYAYVNPLVAIVLGFVVLREPVTAYTLLAFSLTITGIFLINAGHRRKDKPAKRRFSNITFRINSLLRISD, from the coding sequence ATGAATCAAGGCAACAAAACCGCGTGGCTGGCTTTGCTGGCGTTATGTATCATATGGGGGACAACCTTCCTGGCTGCGCGTGTAGGTGTGAAGGCTTTTCCTCCTTTGCTTTTCATGGGTACAAGGCATATGACTGCCGGGTTGCTGTTATTGATCTGGGGCAGTATCAGGCGGCGTGGCGCTCCCACGGGGATAGAGTTTAAGCAGCAGTTGCTGCCTGCGATAATGCTGGTGGCTTTGGGCAACGGCATTGTTGCGATGGCTGTAAAGCATATTCCCAGCGGGCTGGCGGCATTACTGTGTGCTATGATGCCTGTGTATGTAACGGTTATCAGTCTTTTTAAAAAGAACAGGGAGCCTCTGAATGCTAAAATTGTGATGGGGTTGTTATTGGGTATGGGCGGACTGATGGTGATCTTTAAAGATAATCTTGCTGCGATAGCGAATCCGCAATACCTCGGCGGTATTGCGATATGTCTTGTTTCGTGTTTGTTTTTTGCGATGGGGTCTGTTTATACGAAGGGCAGGGTCACTACTACAGACGTATTTATTAAAGTAGGACTGCAGTTATTTATGGGAGGTATTGTATTGTTGCTGGGGAGTGCAGTGGTGGAAAAGTGGAGTGATGTGCATCGTGTGCCGGCGGCTACTGTGTGTGCTATTCTTTATCTTATTTTCTTCGGTTCCATACTGGCGTTCCTTTGTTTTGATCATGTGTTGTCGCATTTGCCTGTAGGGCTGGCTACCATTTATGCGTATGTTAATCCGCTGGTGGCGATCGTGCTGGGGTTTGTTGTATTGAGAGAACCTGTTACTGCTTATACATTGCTGGCTTTCAGCTTAACTATTACGGGCATTTTCCTCATCAATGCCGGTCACAGGCGTAAGGATAAGCCTGCGAAACGGCGGTTCAGCAATATTACGTTCAGGATCAATAGTCTGTTAAGAATCAGTGATTAG
- a CDS encoding mechanosensitive ion channel family protein translates to MLEQLERTLGDVPDFVWNLVLFGIAILIGFVVKVILAWILKLYSRKKDFTIVGSILKRLSGPVNSFLPLFVLNLFLPLMRLSKLAYTRLDKALEIFLIATFAAMLIAIVKVFEDNVYRHYDLTKADNLRERKVRTQLQFIRKLVVTIIVMLTVCAILLSFEGLRKIGAGLLTGVGLGGIIIGFAAQKSLGNLLAGFQIAFTQPIRIDDVLVVEGEWGRVEEITLTYVVLNIWDQRRLILPINYFIEKPFQNWTRSQSAILGTAFIYLDYMAPVAALRDELGRLLNANPLWDKRAMALQVTDIKERTMEIRMLMSASNSGNAFDLRCYVRENIVKFVKDNYPESLPKTRAIVDASESSTKILDIPAGK, encoded by the coding sequence ATGCTGGAACAATTGGAACGTACACTTGGAGATGTGCCTGATTTCGTATGGAACCTTGTTTTGTTTGGTATTGCTATTTTAATTGGGTTTGTTGTAAAGGTAATATTGGCGTGGATCTTAAAGCTTTATTCCAGGAAGAAGGATTTTACTATTGTAGGTTCTATTCTGAAGCGTCTTAGCGGTCCTGTTAATTCTTTCCTGCCTTTATTTGTGTTAAACCTGTTTTTGCCGCTTATGCGTTTAAGCAAGCTGGCGTATACGCGTTTGGATAAGGCGCTTGAGATATTCCTGATAGCCACATTTGCTGCGATGCTTATTGCTATAGTAAAAGTGTTTGAGGATAATGTTTACCGTCATTATGATCTTACCAAAGCTGATAACCTGCGTGAGCGGAAGGTACGTACGCAGCTGCAGTTCATCAGGAAGCTGGTGGTTACGATCATCGTTATGCTTACGGTGTGTGCGATATTACTAAGTTTTGAGGGGCTCCGTAAAATTGGTGCTGGTTTACTTACCGGTGTTGGTTTAGGAGGTATTATTATTGGTTTTGCGGCTCAGAAGTCGTTGGGAAACCTGCTGGCAGGTTTCCAGATTGCGTTTACCCAGCCTATACGGATAGATGATGTGCTGGTGGTAGAAGGAGAATGGGGAAGGGTAGAAGAAATTACACTTACTTATGTGGTGTTAAATATCTGGGATCAGCGCCGGCTGATATTACCCATCAACTATTTTATAGAAAAGCCGTTTCAGAACTGGACGCGTAGTCAATCTGCTATTTTGGGTACTGCGTTCATTTATCTCGATTATATGGCACCTGTGGCGGCGCTGCGCGACGAGCTGGGGCGTTTACTGAATGCCAATCCACTTTGGGACAAAAGGGCTATGGCATTACAAGTAACTGATATTAAGGAGCGTACTATGGAAATAAGGATGCTTATGAGCGCTTCGAATTCGGGCAATGCGTTTGATCTGCGTTGTTATGTGCGTGAGAATATAGTGAAGTTTGTCAAGGACAATTACCCGGAAAGTCTTCCCAAGACAAGGGCGATAGTAGATGCTTCCGAAAGTTCAACAAAAATTTTAGATATTCCTGCCGGAAAATAA
- a CDS encoding HYC_CC_PP family protein, with product MKKLLVFILTFLYMGASTGTTLHLHYCMGKLVQEEQSHKETSRCSKCGMKKGLQAKKGCCKDEHKLVKIEKDQQAASQISLPDYFVAVLPPSLIEAPVASLPFATAITPVSHAPPQDMKPLHSYILYCSLLI from the coding sequence ATGAAGAAACTGCTGGTTTTCATATTGACTTTCCTTTATATGGGTGCTTCCACCGGAACTACCCTGCATCTCCATTATTGTATGGGGAAACTGGTGCAAGAGGAACAGTCGCATAAGGAAACCAGCAGGTGCTCCAAATGTGGCATGAAAAAAGGCCTTCAGGCAAAAAAGGGTTGCTGCAAAGACGAGCATAAGCTGGTGAAGATAGAGAAAGACCAGCAAGCTGCTTCCCAGATTTCCTTACCTGATTATTTTGTGGCGGTTTTGCCACCTTCCCTGATAGAAGCACCGGTAGCCTCTTTACCTTTTGCTACCGCTATTACTCCTGTGAGCCATGCGCCACCTCAGGATATGAAGCCGCTTCATTCCTATATTCTGTATTGTTCCCTTTTGATTTGA
- a CDS encoding heavy-metal-associated domain-containing protein, whose amino-acid sequence MQKAILMLMAVLFAAVSHAQSVKTETIKVSGNCSMCKKRIESAIKADVKSASWSADTKKLVVTYDTTVTNIDKIQEKIAAVGHDTEKKKADAKVYDKLPGCCHYPRN is encoded by the coding sequence ATGCAAAAAGCAATCTTAATGCTTATGGCAGTGTTATTTGCTGCTGTAAGCCACGCTCAGTCTGTAAAAACAGAGACTATTAAAGTATCAGGTAACTGCAGTATGTGCAAAAAGCGCATTGAATCTGCCATCAAAGCTGATGTGAAGTCTGCCAGCTGGAGTGCAGATACCAAGAAGCTGGTAGTTACTTATGATACTACGGTGACCAATATCGACAAGATCCAGGAGAAGATCGCTGCTGTTGGTCATGATACGGAGAAGAAGAAAGCTGACGCGAAGGTTTATGACAAACTTCCCGGCTGCTGCCATTATCCCCGTAACTAA